The Flavobacterium commune genome contains a region encoding:
- the dinB gene encoding DNA polymerase IV, with translation MLEINSHRKIIHIDMDAFFASVEQMDNPELRGKPIAVGGSENRGVVAAASYEARKFGVRSAISGVLAKKYCPELIFVRPRFERYKEISNQIHKIFRDYTDLIEPLSLDEAYLDVTQNKKGNPSASLLAQEIRNRIFNEVGLTASAGISINKFVAKIASDYNKPNGQKTVTPDEVIPFLEVLPIRKFYGVGKVTTEKMYQLGIFTGQELKSKSLEFLEKHFGKSGSYYYHVVRGIHNSEVKSSRIAKSVAAEHTFETNLSSEIFMLEQLENIANSLERRLKKHHVSGKTVTLKIKYSDFTQQTRSKTLPYFIADKGLILETVKELLYQERMKDSVRLLGISMSNLNTEVKKAVVAVQLKFDF, from the coding sequence ATGCTCGAAATAAATTCTCATAGAAAAATCATACACATCGATATGGATGCTTTTTTTGCTTCTGTGGAGCAAATGGACAATCCGGAGCTGCGAGGAAAACCTATTGCTGTGGGAGGTTCTGAAAACAGAGGGGTAGTGGCAGCGGCGAGTTATGAGGCGAGGAAATTTGGTGTTCGTTCGGCAATAAGCGGAGTTTTGGCCAAGAAATATTGTCCGGAACTTATATTTGTCCGTCCCCGATTTGAGCGTTACAAGGAAATTTCGAATCAAATTCATAAGATTTTCCGCGACTATACCGATTTGATTGAACCGCTTTCGCTTGACGAAGCTTATCTGGATGTAACCCAAAATAAAAAAGGAAATCCCAGTGCGAGTTTATTGGCACAGGAAATTCGAAATCGTATTTTTAATGAAGTGGGTTTAACGGCTTCGGCGGGAATTTCGATTAATAAATTTGTGGCCAAAATTGCAAGTGATTACAATAAGCCCAACGGACAAAAAACCGTTACTCCCGATGAGGTGATTCCGTTTCTGGAAGTTTTACCTATTCGCAAATTTTATGGTGTGGGTAAGGTGACAACGGAGAAAATGTACCAACTGGGGATTTTTACCGGACAGGAATTAAAGAGTAAATCATTAGAATTTTTAGAAAAGCATTTCGGTAAATCAGGGAGTTATTATTACCATGTGGTGCGCGGTATTCACAATAGCGAAGTGAAATCGAGTCGAATTGCGAAATCAGTAGCCGCCGAACATACTTTTGAAACTAATTTGTCTTCGGAAATCTTTATGTTGGAACAATTGGAGAACATTGCCAATAGTTTAGAGCGAAGGTTGAAAAAACATCATGTTTCAGGAAAAACAGTAACCTTAAAGATAAAATACAGCGATTTTACACAACAAACCCGAAGTAAAACCCTGCCTTATTTTATTGCCGATAAAGGATTGATTTTAGAAACAGTAAAAGAATTGTTGTATCAGGAACGAATGAAAGATTCGGTTCGGTTGCTTGGGATTTCTATGAGTAACTTAAATACCGAAGTTAAAAAAGCAGTGGTTGCAGTTCAATTGAAATTTGACTTTTAA